The following are encoded together in the Kwoniella europaea PYCC6329 chromosome 1, complete sequence genome:
- a CDS encoding OPT family small oligopeptide transporter: MSITPREAEAYELPSLRAESSSKGYDEGEEISQEDARLLGRSDETKDGGEEEVEDDTATYRRAVEDEEIIGKGTNIETLIARTVPSTDDPTLPTLTLRVLVLGSTFCILGACSSMVFYFKSNAPQFSQYFVILATYPLGHVLANEKIIPRGKRIFGWELNPGRFSIKEAILVSVLSSSGAAAAYAADILAIMDLYYDTPVGRLPSILLLLTTQCIGFGLAGMLQNLLVNPPTMYWPSTLVTVQLFTTLYSSTSTVLSTAAQAMTTKRLHVFMIIFLITFIYQFLPFLLFPTLTSVSVLCLMNNESWWMRTLGSGYTGLGVANWSFDWSSIGSSGPLYTPYWALGNYFGGLAGMMWVIMPLILITNFWSARSFPSPVSAGLYNSTFQKFDVTSILKPDLSLDEIAYETAKPLLLTPYFAITYGLSFAALSSVLVHVWLWHRDEIKEALSKRGHDLNDVHNKLMRSYLPVPSSWYIGLLAVNFGAAVVLVKTTPLQMPIWALILAMAIATIFLVPVGIIAAVSNTQIGLNVLTEFVAGVLMPGKPIGNVTFKCYGYMAMSQALALTSDLKLGWYTSIPPREMFACQILGTVLGALANYVTLESVLESKRPFLNGSVVDPTGQWTGRAPAIFYSASIIWGAVAPARFFSGGYEVLYLGFLIGAIVPLACWWGHKRWPGYKLNKVVFPIICSGATIVPQYPTNIILTSMIVAVLSNSYFAKKYPKIHGKYIYVISSALDAGTSITALTIYILFGGVIWTWNGPEWWGNARGDTEHCVPGT, translated from the exons ATGTCCATCACGCCTCGAGAGGCCGAAGCATATGAGCTTCCTTCTCTCCGAGCTGAATCCAGCTCCAAGGGATATGACGAAGGGGAAGAGATCAGCCAGGAGGACGCAAGGCTACTCGGTAGATCAGATGAGACCAAggatggaggtgaagaagaggtagaagacGATACAGCTACGTATAGACGGGCGgtagaggacgaagagattATAGGGAAAGGGACCAACATAGAAACTCTGATAGCCCGT ACCGTCCCATCAACAGATGATCCTACCCTTCCCACATTGACTCTGCGAGTCTTGGTCCTCGGATCGACCTTTTGTATATTAGGAGCATGCTCATCGATGGTATTTTACTTCAAATCCAACGCACCTCAATTCTCCCAGTATTTCGTTATATTAGCTACATACCCTCTTGGACATGTACTAGCTAATGAGAAGATAATACCTagagggaagaggatattCGGATGGGAGCTTAACCCTGGTAGATTTAGTATCAAGGAGGCGATTCTGGTTAG TGTTTTGAGCTCATCTGGAGCTGCTGCTGCCTATGCGGCTGATATACTGGCGATCATGGATTTGTACTATGATACACCCGTCGGACGATTACCTTCGATTTTGTTGCTATTGACTACACAATGCATTGGATTCGGACtggcag GAATGCTTCAGAATCTCCTCGTCAATCCTCCAACGATGTACTGGCCCTCCACCCTAGTCACCGTCCAGCTATTCACCACACTTTACTCATCGACTTCTACAGTCCTATCCACCGCTGCTCAAGCAATGACAACCAAGCGATTACATGTATTCATGATAATCTTCCTTATTACattcatctatcaattcTTACCCTTCTTGCTATTTCCAACATTAAcatcggtatcggtattgTGTTTAATGAATAACGAATCATGGTGGATGAGGACGTTGGGAAGTGGATATACAGGACTTGGCGTGGCGAACTGGAGTTTCGATTGGAGCAGTATTGGTTCTTCTGGACCTTTGTATACTCCTTATTGGGCTTTGGGAAATTACTTTGGTGGTTTGGCAGGGATGATGTGGGTA ATCATGCCTCTCATCCTGATTACCAATTTCTGGTCAGCCAGATCATTCCCTTCACCCGTCTCTGCAGGTCTATACAATTCGACATTCCAGAAATTCGACGTGACATCAATATTGAAACCTGATTTGTCGTTGGATGAAATAGCTTATGAAACTGCAAAACCATTACTGCTTACTCCATACTT TGCTATCACATACGGGTTGAGTTTTGCTGCCCTGTCAAGTGTGTTGGTACATGTATGGCTATGGCACCGAGATGAGATTAAAGAAG CTTTATCGAAACGCGGTCatgatctgaatgatgtTCACAA CAAGCTCATGCGATCGTATCTTCCCGTACCATCATCCTGGTATATCGGCTTGTTGGCGGTGAATTTCGGTGCAGCAG TGGTACTTGTCAAGACTACTCCACTACAAATGCCTATATGGGCTCTGATACTGGCTATGGCAATAGCTACG ATCTTCTTGGTGCC TGTTGGGATCATAGCGGCTGTTAGTAACACGCAGATAGGATTG AATGTCTTGACGGAGTT CGTTGCTGGAGTTCTCATGCCTGGGAAACCAATTGGAAA TGTGACTTTCAAATGCTACGGAT ATATGGCCATGTCACAAGCTCTTGCGCTTACATCCGATCTGAAACTCGGCTGGTACACTTCCATACCGCCTCGAGAGATGTTTGCGTGTCAGATACTAGGTACGGTCCTAGGTGCTTTGGCAAATT ACGTCACTCTCGAATCCGTACTGGAGTCCAAACGACCTTTCCTCAATGGCTCGGTGGTCGACCCAACAGGTCAATGGACGGGTAGAGCGCCAGCAATATTCTACTCAGCATCAATCATATGGGGTGCAGTAGCTCCTGCGAGGTTCTTCAGTGGAGGGTATGAAGTGCTGTATCTCGGTTTTCTCATTGGCGCAATTGTACCTTTAGCTTGTTGGTGGGGACATAAGAGGTGGCCCGGATATAAGTTGAACAAA GTTGTATTTCCGATTATCTGTAGTGGAGCTACAATTGTACCACAATA CCCCACGaatatcatcctcacctcGATGATTGTCGCTGTCCTGTCCAACTCGTATTTCGCCAAGAAATATCCCAAGATACACGGTAAATACATATACGTAATTTCATCTGCTCTAGATGCTGGTACTTCCATCACTGCCTTGACGATATATATTCTTTTCGGAGGGGTGATATGGACTTGGAATGGCCCGGAATGGTGGGGTAATGCAAGGGGAGATACGGAACATTGCGTCCCAGGGACTTGA